The following proteins come from a genomic window of Paucimonas lemoignei:
- a CDS encoding putative nucleic-acid-binding protein, contains PIN domain, translated as MIGLDTNVLVRYVAQDDQKQSAVASELIESLTASSPGFIALVSVVELVWVLQSSYQSSKSEIIVVLETLLRTRELTLENAETVWQALRRFSESNADFADCLIERSANAAGCDHTVTFDSKAAKTAGMQRLS; from the coding sequence ATGATCGGTTTGGATACCAATGTGCTGGTGCGTTACGTTGCTCAAGATGATCAGAAACAGTCTGCAGTCGCATCCGAGCTGATTGAGTCGCTCACTGCGTCCTCCCCTGGCTTCATCGCCCTGGTCTCAGTCGTAGAGCTGGTATGGGTGCTGCAATCGAGTTATCAATCCAGTAAATCTGAAATTATCGTGGTGCTTGAAACACTTCTGCGTACCCGCGAATTAACACTGGAAAACGCTGAAACTGTTTGGCAGGCGCTGAGACGATTCAGTGAGTCCAACGCTGATTTTGCAGACTGTTTGATTGAACGCTCCGCTAATGCGGCGGGCTGTGACCATACCGTCACGTTTGATAGTAAGGCAGCCAAGACCGCAGGAATGCAGAGGCTCTCTTGA
- the cmpB_1 gene encoding binding-protein dependent transport system inner membrane protein, producing MRLINRRPDRASRLILVLLPFALLLFAYFTGSAARLTENPNDKLLPSAVQMADAVKRMAFTEDQRSGGYLLWQDTGSSLQRLGIGLGISALLGLCLGIASGILPLFGAPLSPLLTVLSMVPPLAILPILFIVFGLGELSKVMLIVIGITPILARDLEQRAREIPVELLIKAQTLGASTWTLILRVILPQLLPRLLIALRLVLGSAWLFLIAAEAIASTDGLGYRIFLVRRYLAMDVILPYVVWITLLAWLMDWGLKALTRKAFPWYEGARA from the coding sequence ATGCGTTTGATAAATCGCCGCCCGGATCGCGCCAGCCGCCTGATCCTGGTGCTCCTGCCGTTCGCCTTGTTGCTGTTCGCCTACTTCACGGGCTCGGCAGCCAGGCTGACGGAAAACCCCAACGACAAGCTGCTGCCCAGCGCGGTGCAAATGGCCGATGCGGTAAAACGCATGGCTTTCACCGAAGACCAGCGCAGCGGCGGTTATCTGCTCTGGCAGGACACCGGTTCCAGCCTGCAACGGCTGGGCATTGGCCTGGGCATCAGCGCGCTTTTGGGGCTGTGCCTTGGGATTGCGTCGGGCATCCTGCCGTTGTTCGGCGCGCCGTTGTCGCCCCTTTTGACGGTGCTGTCGATGGTCCCGCCGCTGGCGATCCTGCCGATTCTGTTCATCGTCTTCGGCCTGGGGGAGCTGTCGAAGGTGATGCTGATCGTCATTGGCATCACCCCGATTCTGGCCCGTGATCTGGAGCAACGGGCGCGGGAAATTCCCGTTGAATTGCTCATAAAGGCCCAGACGTTGGGCGCTTCCACGTGGACGCTGATCCTGCGGGTGATCCTGCCGCAATTGCTGCCGCGTCTGCTGATTGCCCTGCGCCTGGTGCTGGGTTCGGCGTGGCTGTTCCTGATCGCCGCCGAAGCCATCGCCTCCACGGACGGTCTGGGTTACCGGATCTTTCTGGTGCGCCGCTACCTGGCCATGGACGTGATTCTGCCTTACGTGGTCTGGATCACCCTGCTCGCCTGGCTGATGGACTGGGGCCTCAAGGCACTGACCCGCAAGGCGTTCCCCTGGTATGAGGGGGCACGGGCATGA
- a CDS encoding Phytanoyl-CoA dioxygenase (PhyH), translating to MIFENPVRHSSPWFLSPTQAPQRLQTLPSNIRPYVADLIRDGFTVIKGSIPKEKCISVIENFKTFARLNSDKFAKFLDQDGHYPRIVNLHATFPELIDLFDKNRIAYDVQEAMFGSAPSLYTSLFYERGSAQPIHRDTPYFSTKPEMYYLGVWVALEDANEQNGALEVMRGGHNIPEPDREAIALAHFKSLDAVPSSSALLWDGFQNEVQRLCAEAGIKKEQLTVEAGDTVIWHPQLPHGGGQIKDITKSRFSFVMHTTPRGTPVYHHDKFFNPMAAAEMNSGRPYEKHGDSYFVKHDEVDFAHVELVRTSDFKTPI from the coding sequence ATGATATTTGAAAATCCAGTCAGGCATTCAAGCCCTTGGTTTCTGAGCCCCACCCAGGCACCCCAACGTCTTCAAACACTACCTAGCAATATCAGGCCTTACGTGGCAGACCTGATACGTGATGGTTTCACCGTCATCAAAGGGTCGATACCCAAGGAAAAATGCATTTCAGTCATTGAAAACTTCAAGACCTTTGCCCGCTTGAACAGTGACAAATTCGCTAAATTTCTCGATCAGGACGGGCACTACCCCCGCATTGTCAATCTGCACGCGACCTTTCCTGAGCTCATTGACCTATTCGACAAGAATAGGATTGCGTACGACGTTCAGGAAGCCATGTTCGGGAGCGCGCCAAGCCTCTACACATCGTTGTTCTACGAGCGCGGCTCGGCGCAGCCTATTCATCGCGATACCCCTTATTTCTCGACGAAGCCTGAGATGTATTACCTAGGAGTATGGGTCGCACTCGAGGATGCAAACGAGCAAAACGGTGCTTTGGAAGTGATGCGTGGCGGGCACAATATTCCTGAACCGGACCGTGAAGCAATTGCCCTGGCTCATTTTAAAAGCCTGGATGCGGTGCCAAGTAGCTCCGCTCTTCTGTGGGATGGCTTTCAAAATGAAGTTCAACGACTCTGCGCAGAAGCCGGTATCAAAAAAGAGCAATTAACAGTAGAGGCCGGTGACACCGTTATCTGGCACCCGCAACTACCGCATGGTGGAGGACAGATAAAAGACATCACGAAAAGCAGATTCAGCTTTGTGATGCATACAACGCCACGGGGCACGCCGGTTTATCACCATGATAAATTTTTCAATCCGATGGCCGCTGCTGAAATGAACTCTGGGCGTCCTTATGAAAAGCACGGAGACAGTTATTTCGTTAAACACGATGAGGTGGATTTTGCTCACGTGGAGCTGGTCCGAACGAGCGATTTCAAAACGCCTATTTAA
- a CDS encoding ABC transporter, periplasmic substrate-binding protein, whose amino-acid sequence MQKSRLLGLLTAGLIAALSLSPAQAAVKKEFNVCWTIYAGWMPWEYAGTQGIVDKWAKKYDIKIDVTQLNDYVESINQYTAGQFDGCTMTNMDALTIPAAGGVESTALVVSDFSNGNDGIVIKGADKKVADLKGMNVNLVELSVSHYLLARALDSVDLAEKDLKVVNTSDADISAAFNTSDVQAVTTWNPMLADIKAKPGVTEVFNSSQIPGEIMDMMVVNTQTLKDNPALGKALTGAWFEVVALMNAKNAQSKAALEHMAKASGTDLAGFQAQLDTTKLFATPKEALEFATSKQLPDTMRKVANFSFEHGLLGEGAKDSSAVGMTFANGVTSGDKANQKLHFDTSYVQMAADGTL is encoded by the coding sequence ATGCAAAAGTCCCGTCTATTGGGCCTGCTGACCGCAGGCCTCATCGCTGCATTAAGCCTCTCCCCGGCACAGGCTGCCGTTAAAAAAGAATTCAACGTCTGCTGGACGATCTACGCCGGCTGGATGCCCTGGGAATACGCAGGCACCCAAGGCATCGTCGACAAGTGGGCGAAGAAGTACGACATCAAGATTGATGTCACCCAGCTCAACGACTACGTCGAATCCATCAACCAATACACCGCTGGCCAGTTCGATGGCTGCACCATGACCAACATGGATGCGCTGACAATCCCGGCAGCCGGTGGCGTGGAAAGCACCGCGCTGGTGGTCAGTGACTTCTCCAATGGCAACGACGGCATCGTGATCAAGGGCGCGGACAAGAAAGTCGCGGACCTCAAAGGCATGAACGTCAATCTGGTGGAGCTTTCGGTTTCCCACTACTTGCTGGCCCGGGCGCTGGACAGCGTCGATCTGGCGGAGAAGGACCTGAAAGTCGTCAACACGTCCGATGCCGATATTTCTGCCGCATTCAACACCAGTGACGTTCAGGCGGTGACCACCTGGAACCCGATGCTGGCCGATATCAAGGCCAAGCCCGGTGTGACCGAAGTGTTCAATTCCAGCCAGATTCCGGGCGAGATCATGGACATGATGGTGGTAAACACCCAGACCCTGAAAGACAACCCCGCGCTGGGCAAAGCCCTGACCGGCGCCTGGTTTGAAGTGGTTGCGCTGATGAACGCGAAAAACGCTCAGAGCAAAGCCGCGCTGGAACACATGGCCAAGGCCTCGGGCACTGATCTGGCCGGTTTCCAGGCGCAACTGGACACCACCAAGCTGTTCGCCACGCCCAAGGAAGCCTTGGAGTTCGCCACCAGCAAACAGCTGCCGGACACCATGCGCAAAGTCGCCAACTTCTCGTTCGAGCATGGGTTGCTGGGTGAAGGCGCCAAGGACTCCAGCGCCGTGGGCATGACCTTCGCCAACGGCGTCACGTCCGGCGACAAAGCCAACCAGAAGCTGCACTTCGATACCAGCTATGTGCAGATGGCTGCCGACGGCACGTTGTAA
- a CDS encoding transport-related membrane protein, with amino-acid sequence MDTFSYLGQGFGVALTPYNLVTALCGTLIGTVVGLLPGLGPINGVALLIPIAFALGLPPESALILLAAVYLGCEYGGRISSILLNIPGEASTVMTTLDGYPMARQGLAGVALSLSAWSSFIGAFIATCGMVLFAPLLAKWAIAFGPAEYFVLMVFAIVCLGGMAGDRPIKTFIAALIGLFLSAVGIDANSGVYRFTGDNIHLTDGIQFVVLVLGLFSISEILLLLEKTHRGQEAVQATGRMLFNFKEASAVFVVNIRCGLLGFIMGVLPGAGATLASAVAYMTEKRIAGASGKFGQGDMRGLAAPETAIGASACGALVPMLTLGVPGSGTTAVMIGALSLYNITPGPMLFQQQPDIVWGLIASLFIANIMLVILNIPMIRIFTRILNVPNWALVPVIAIITGIGVYAVHATTFDLFLMVGIGIFGYILRKLDFPLSPILLGFILGGLMEQNLRRALSISNGAMEILWSSPITIGVWVLTIFMLLFPIIRIWRKRSAQRNAATSV; translated from the coding sequence ATGGATACTTTCAGCTATCTGGGCCAGGGGTTCGGCGTCGCGCTGACCCCCTACAACCTCGTCACCGCGTTGTGCGGCACATTGATTGGCACCGTGGTCGGCCTGTTGCCGGGCCTTGGCCCGATCAACGGCGTGGCACTGCTGATCCCGATTGCCTTCGCCCTGGGCCTGCCACCGGAGTCGGCACTGATTCTGCTCGCGGCGGTTTACCTGGGTTGTGAATATGGCGGCCGAATCAGTTCGATCCTGCTGAACATCCCTGGCGAAGCCTCCACTGTCATGACCACCCTCGACGGCTACCCAATGGCGCGTCAGGGCCTTGCAGGCGTTGCTTTGTCACTGTCAGCATGGAGCTCGTTCATCGGGGCCTTCATTGCGACTTGCGGCATGGTGTTGTTCGCCCCGCTCCTGGCCAAATGGGCAATTGCCTTCGGACCGGCGGAGTATTTCGTACTGATGGTCTTTGCCATCGTCTGCCTCGGCGGCATGGCGGGTGATCGTCCGATCAAGACTTTTATCGCCGCGTTGATCGGCCTGTTCCTGTCAGCTGTCGGCATCGACGCAAACAGTGGCGTGTATCGCTTCACCGGCGACAACATTCACCTGACTGACGGCATTCAGTTCGTGGTGCTGGTACTCGGCCTGTTCTCCATCAGTGAGATTCTGTTGCTGCTGGAAAAAACCCATCGCGGCCAGGAAGCGGTTCAGGCCACCGGACGCATGCTGTTCAACTTCAAGGAAGCGAGTGCGGTCTTTGTCGTGAACATCCGTTGCGGCTTGCTGGGTTTCATCATGGGTGTATTGCCAGGCGCAGGTGCAACCCTGGCCAGTGCCGTGGCCTACATGACGGAAAAACGCATCGCGGGCGCCTCCGGGAAATTCGGCCAGGGTGACATGCGCGGCCTCGCTGCACCGGAAACCGCCATCGGGGCTTCGGCCTGCGGTGCACTGGTGCCGATGCTGACCCTGGGTGTGCCAGGTTCGGGCACCACGGCAGTAATGATCGGCGCGTTGTCGCTGTACAACATCACGCCGGGTCCGATGCTGTTTCAGCAACAGCCGGACATCGTCTGGGGCCTGATCGCTTCGTTGTTCATCGCCAACATCATGCTGGTGATCCTGAACATCCCGATGATCCGCATCTTCACTCGCATCCTTAATGTGCCGAACTGGGCGTTGGTGCCCGTGATCGCGATCATTACCGGGATCGGCGTCTACGCGGTTCACGCCACCACCTTTGACCTGTTCCTGATGGTCGGCATCGGTATCTTCGGCTACATCCTGCGCAAGCTGGACTTCCCGTTGTCACCGATTCTGCTGGGGTTCATCCTCGGCGGTCTGATGGAGCAGAACCTGCGTCGCGCGCTGTCGATCTCCAACGGCGCCATGGAGATTCTCTGGTCCAGCCCGATCACCATCGGCGTCTGGGTGCTGACCATCTTCATGCTGCTGTTCCCGATCATCCGCATCTGGCGCAAGCGCTCCGCTCAGCGTAATGCTGCGACCAGTGTCTGA
- a CDS encoding membrane protein TctB has translation MVIQRIFAAFLLLLCAALAVMAWPYQAPFSYEPVGPRAFPLLMLGLMSIALIYMLFRPAPIVHTEEEPELDRETIVKIVACVALLLVFAGTFEPLGFILSSILIGIPMARLYGGRWVPSVIVVILMSIGLYLLFDKAMDVPLPLGLLDVLEN, from the coding sequence ATGGTGATCCAACGCATTTTCGCCGCTTTTCTGCTGCTGCTCTGCGCAGCGCTGGCGGTCATGGCCTGGCCCTATCAGGCACCGTTTTCCTACGAGCCTGTCGGTCCTCGAGCCTTTCCCCTGCTGATGCTGGGGCTGATGAGCATCGCTCTGATTTACATGCTGTTCCGCCCGGCGCCCATTGTGCACACCGAAGAAGAACCCGAGCTGGACCGCGAAACCATCGTCAAGATCGTCGCCTGCGTCGCCTTGCTGCTGGTGTTTGCCGGCACCTTCGAACCGCTGGGCTTCATCCTCAGCAGTATTCTGATCGGCATCCCGATGGCGCGCCTGTATGGCGGTCGCTGGGTGCCCAGCGTGATCGTGGTGATTCTGATGAGCATCGGCCTCTACCTGCTTTTCGACAAAGCCATGGACGTTCCGTTGCCCCTGGGCCTGCTCGACGTTCTGGAGAACTAA
- a CDS encoding AbrB family transcriptional regulator, producing MAAATVTSKGQITIPAQVRASLGLDTGDRIEFVDIGNGKFAIMAATHSVRDLKGLIRKPAKPISIEDMNLAIEAQGAKAK from the coding sequence ATGGCTGCTGCTACGGTCACATCGAAAGGCCAAATCACCATTCCTGCGCAAGTGCGGGCCTCCCTCGGTCTTGATACCGGAGACAGAATCGAATTTGTCGATATCGGCAATGGCAAATTCGCGATTATGGCTGCCACACACTCTGTGCGGGATCTTAAAGGGCTGATACGCAAACCAGCCAAACCGATCAGCATTGAGGACATGAACCTTGCCATCGAAGCACAGGGGGCAAAAGCCAAATGA
- the echA8_1 gene encoding enoyl-CoA hydratase/isomerase family protein, with translation MNLHFEELPAQDGARIGIATLDAEKSLNALSLPMLNALQQRLDAWASDDGIVCVLLRGNGAKAFCAGGDVRSLVDASREHPGQVPALAATFFAAEYRLDYSLHTYPKPLICWGHGYVLGGGMGLLQGAGIRIVTPSSRLAMPEISIGLFPDVGASWFLSKLPGKLGLFLGLTGAHINGRDALDLGLADRFLLEDQQDELIDGLQQLNWQEQTAIQLNSLLKALQQEAIGQLPEAQWLPRRAQIDELLDVGNLTCAWNAISHLQHSEDALLARAARTLVHGCPMTAHLVWEQLHRARHMSLAEALQMEYTMSLNCCRHPEFSEGVRARLIDKDNQPHWHWPDVASIPSTVVDAHFSKAWEGRHPLADLSGY, from the coding sequence ATGAACCTGCACTTTGAAGAACTTCCCGCTCAGGACGGCGCCCGTATCGGCATCGCGACCCTGGATGCCGAGAAATCACTGAACGCCTTGTCGTTGCCCATGCTTAATGCCTTGCAGCAGCGGCTGGACGCGTGGGCCAGCGACGACGGCATTGTCTGCGTGCTGTTGCGCGGCAACGGTGCCAAGGCGTTTTGCGCAGGTGGCGACGTCAGATCGCTGGTGGACGCCAGCCGTGAACATCCGGGGCAGGTTCCTGCATTGGCCGCGACCTTTTTCGCTGCTGAATACCGGCTCGACTACAGCCTGCACACCTATCCGAAACCTTTGATTTGTTGGGGCCACGGCTACGTACTCGGCGGCGGCATGGGGCTGTTGCAGGGCGCCGGAATCCGCATCGTCACTCCGAGCAGCCGTCTGGCGATGCCGGAAATCAGTATCGGTTTGTTCCCGGATGTCGGCGCCAGTTGGTTCCTGTCGAAACTCCCCGGCAAGCTCGGCCTGTTCCTGGGCCTGACCGGCGCACATATCAACGGCCGTGATGCCCTGGATCTGGGTCTGGCGGATCGTTTCCTGCTTGAAGACCAGCAGGACGAACTGATCGACGGCCTGCAACAGCTCAACTGGCAGGAACAGACCGCCATTCAGCTCAACAGCCTGCTCAAAGCACTTCAGCAGGAAGCCATCGGCCAACTGCCAGAAGCGCAGTGGTTACCGCGCCGGGCACAGATCGATGAACTGCTGGACGTGGGTAACCTGACCTGCGCCTGGAACGCCATCAGCCACCTGCAACACAGCGAAGACGCCCTACTCGCCCGCGCGGCGAGAACCCTCGTGCACGGCTGCCCGATGACCGCCCATCTGGTATGGGAACAACTGCACCGCGCCCGCCACATGTCCCTGGCCGAAGCCCTGCAGATGGAATACACCATGAGCCTCAACTGCTGCCGCCACCCGGAATTCAGCGAAGGCGTCCGCGCCCGTCTGATCGACAAAGACAACCAGCCCCACTGGCACTGGCCGGATGTCGCGAGCATTCCATCGACAGTGGTGGATGCACACTTCAGCAAGGCGTGGGAGGGACGGCATCCGTTGGCGGATTTGTCGGGGTATTGA
- the hicB-2 gene encoding hicB protein → MQERLPMNTFLQYRGFLGSIEVSPEDNCLLGKLQFIPALVSYEGQTAVDLSQAFRDAVDDYLATGAPCELSSSRRQMNARSQNASTACASLGL, encoded by the coding sequence ATGCAAGAGCGCTTACCCATGAACACATTCCTTCAGTACAGAGGCTTCCTAGGCTCAATCGAAGTCAGCCCTGAAGATAACTGCCTGCTCGGGAAGCTCCAGTTCATCCCGGCACTGGTCAGCTATGAAGGCCAGACTGCCGTTGACCTGTCTCAAGCATTTCGAGATGCGGTGGATGACTATCTTGCAACCGGCGCCCCTTGTGAGCTTTCCTCTTCCAGACGGCAAATGAATGCCCGATCCCAAAATGCGTCGACTGCTTGCGCATCATTAGGGTTGTAG
- a CDS encoding ammonia monooxygenase family protein, with amino-acid sequence MLRPVSDRPFKTWWGTPLVGLLGGYLASQVGWPLPWMIGSLLAIILVRCLTPWQLAEIPGGRKCGQWIVGIGIGLHFTPIVIEQVLAHFGLIFFAALITSISSVVGVWLMRRSGEDRATAFFSSMPGGSGEMVNLGARNGAILSSVAAGQSLRVLAVVLCVPAIFKYLMGNGTPLVHGGSVDWPWLALLFPLGAAVAWLWQRLKQPNPWLFGPLLVSAVISVSFDLHIGLPNGSSQIGQWLIGSGLGCHFNRQFFQRAPSFIGRTLLGTALTMMIAALAALALSSATHLDLRSLTLGMMPGGIAEMSLTAEVLQLSVPLVTAMQVMRLLFVLFLAEPIFRYWNQRSEDQSL; translated from the coding sequence ATGCTGCGACCAGTGTCTGATCGACCCTTCAAGACCTGGTGGGGAACACCGCTGGTCGGCCTGCTGGGCGGATACCTCGCCAGCCAGGTCGGCTGGCCTTTGCCCTGGATGATCGGCTCGTTGCTGGCGATCATCCTGGTCCGCTGCCTGACACCCTGGCAGTTGGCGGAAATACCCGGCGGCCGCAAATGCGGCCAATGGATTGTCGGGATCGGCATCGGCCTGCACTTCACGCCTATCGTGATTGAGCAGGTACTGGCCCATTTCGGACTGATTTTTTTTGCCGCACTGATCACCAGCATTTCCAGCGTGGTCGGTGTGTGGTTGATGCGCCGCAGCGGCGAAGACCGCGCCACGGCGTTTTTCTCCAGCATGCCTGGCGGCTCGGGGGAGATGGTCAACCTCGGCGCACGTAACGGCGCCATCCTCAGCAGCGTAGCAGCCGGTCAAAGCCTGCGGGTCCTGGCAGTGGTGCTGTGCGTTCCGGCGATCTTCAAATACCTGATGGGCAACGGCACACCGCTGGTGCATGGGGGCAGTGTCGACTGGCCATGGCTGGCGCTGTTGTTCCCCTTGGGCGCGGCGGTTGCCTGGCTCTGGCAACGCCTGAAGCAACCCAACCCCTGGCTGTTCGGCCCGCTTCTGGTAAGCGCGGTCATCAGCGTCAGCTTCGATCTGCACATCGGTTTGCCAAATGGCAGCAGTCAGATCGGCCAATGGTTGATCGGCAGCGGCCTGGGTTGCCACTTCAACCGCCAGTTCTTTCAGCGAGCACCCTCGTTCATTGGCCGCACCTTGCTGGGCACGGCGCTGACCATGATGATCGCTGCCCTGGCGGCCCTTGCCTTGAGTTCGGCGACCCATCTGGACCTGCGTTCGCTGACCTTGGGCATGATGCCCGGCGGCATTGCCGAAATGAGCCTGACGGCCGAAGTGCTGCAACTGTCCGTGCCTTTGGTCACGGCGATGCAGGTCATGCGTTTGCTGTTTGTGCTGTTTCTGGCCGAGCCGATTTTCAGATACTGGAATCAGCGCAGCGAAGATCAATCCCTGTAG
- a CDS encoding tricarboxylate transport protein TctC, with protein sequence MTLSLRRFALAAGCMMFATHLLADEPKRPECIAPASPGGGFDLTCKLVQSALINEKILTKPMRVTYMPGGVGAVAYNAVVAQRPADAGTLVAWSSGSLLNLAQGKFGRFDENAVRWLAAVGTSYGAIAVKNDSPYKTLDDLVKALKADPSKVVIGSGGTVGSQDWMQTALIAKAAGINPRDLRYVALEGGGEIATALLGGHIQVGSTDISDSMPHILSGDMRLLAVFSDKRLDEPEMKNIPTAKEQGYDIVWPVVRGFYLGPKVTDAEYKWWKDAFDKLLASEDFAKLRDQRELFPFAMTGEELDTYVKKQVADYKTLAKEFGLIQ encoded by the coding sequence ATGACTTTATCCTTGCGTCGCTTTGCGCTAGCCGCGGGCTGCATGATGTTTGCCACGCATCTGCTGGCTGACGAACCCAAACGCCCCGAATGCATTGCACCCGCCTCACCCGGCGGTGGCTTCGATCTGACCTGCAAACTGGTCCAGAGCGCATTGATCAACGAGAAGATCCTCACCAAACCCATGCGTGTGACCTACATGCCGGGCGGCGTTGGCGCGGTGGCCTATAACGCGGTCGTGGCTCAGCGCCCTGCCGACGCCGGTACGCTGGTGGCCTGGTCGAGCGGCTCGCTGCTGAACCTGGCGCAAGGCAAGTTCGGGCGTTTCGATGAAAACGCCGTCCGCTGGCTGGCTGCGGTTGGTACCAGCTATGGCGCCATCGCCGTTAAAAACGATTCGCCTTACAAAACCCTCGACGATCTGGTCAAGGCACTCAAGGCCGACCCAAGCAAAGTCGTGATCGGCTCCGGCGGCACCGTCGGTAGCCAGGACTGGATGCAGACCGCCCTGATCGCCAAGGCTGCAGGCATCAACCCCCGTGACCTGCGTTATGTCGCCCTTGAAGGCGGCGGCGAAATCGCAACCGCATTGCTCGGCGGCCACATTCAGGTCGGCAGTACCGACATCTCCGACTCCATGCCACACATCCTCAGCGGTGACATGCGTCTGTTGGCCGTGTTCTCCGACAAGCGTCTGGACGAGCCGGAAATGAAAAATATCCCGACCGCCAAGGAGCAAGGCTACGACATCGTCTGGCCAGTGGTTCGCGGCTTCTACCTCGGGCCGAAGGTGACCGACGCCGAATACAAATGGTGGAAGGATGCCTTCGACAAGCTGCTGGCATCGGAAGACTTCGCCAAGCTGCGTGACCAGCGCGAACTGTTCCCGTTTGCCATGACTGGCGAAGAACTGGACACCTACGTGAAGAAACAAGTCGCTGACTACAAGACCCTCGCCAAAGAGTTTGGCCTGATTCAGTGA
- the ung gene encoding uracil-DNA glycosylase Ung encodes MTSDDRIKLEAGWKQALREEFEKPYMGQLREFLRQEHAAGKEIYPPGPLIFNALNSTPLDQVKVVILGQDPYHGPGQAHGLCFSVQPGVPAPPSLVNIYKELKRDLNIDIPSHGHLQSWADQGVLMLNTTLTVERANAASHAGKGWQHFTDKVIETVSEHQPHLVFMLWGAHAQSKQKLVDATKHLVLTSVHPSPLSAYKGFLGCGHFSRANKYLEQNGMAPIEWRLPPV; translated from the coding sequence ATGACAAGCGACGACCGTATCAAACTTGAAGCCGGCTGGAAGCAAGCGCTGCGTGAGGAATTCGAAAAACCGTACATGGGCCAACTGCGAGAATTTCTGCGCCAGGAGCACGCGGCAGGCAAGGAAATCTATCCGCCGGGGCCGCTGATCTTCAATGCGCTGAATTCAACGCCGCTGGACCAGGTGAAGGTCGTCATTCTAGGCCAGGACCCTTATCACGGGCCCGGTCAGGCTCATGGCCTGTGCTTTTCGGTACAACCCGGCGTGCCTGCCCCACCTTCGCTGGTCAACATTTATAAAGAGTTGAAGCGCGATCTGAACATCGACATCCCGAGCCATGGTCACCTGCAATCCTGGGCGGATCAGGGCGTGTTGATGCTCAATACCACGCTGACTGTAGAGCGCGCCAACGCGGCGTCTCATGCGGGCAAAGGCTGGCAGCATTTCACGGACAAGGTCATCGAGACGGTCAGCGAACACCAGCCACACCTGGTGTTCATGCTGTGGGGCGCCCATGCGCAGAGCAAGCAGAAACTGGTGGACGCCACCAAACATCTGGTGCTGACGTCGGTGCATCCGTCACCGCTGTCTGCTTATAAGGGCTTCCTGGGGTGCGGGCATTTCAGTCGGGCCAACAAGTACCTTGAGCAGAACGGGATGGCGCCGATCGAGTGGCGGTTGCCGCCGGTTTGA
- a CDS encoding lipoprotein yields the protein MYRRTLLIVVLALTLSGCYATSGYYESEVYTQPAYVRGDTYVYDNGYRPYYQERRIYVAPQQRYYAPPPVRYYSPPPVPRYYQPGRPPGYGWGDNRYRPNPGYRNPRNDYRNYPGRPGPSWGDGHGGRGHDGPGRGGRGDGRGGRGGDGRGGHR from the coding sequence ATGTATCGACGAACCTTGCTCATCGTTGTATTGGCTCTGACACTCTCAGGTTGCTATGCAACCTCTGGCTATTACGAATCCGAGGTTTACACACAGCCGGCGTACGTACGTGGTGATACTTACGTCTACGACAACGGTTATCGCCCCTATTATCAGGAGCGGCGAATCTACGTAGCGCCGCAACAACGCTACTACGCGCCACCACCGGTGCGCTATTACTCACCACCGCCGGTGCCGCGCTACTACCAGCCGGGCCGACCACCGGGTTACGGCTGGGGCGATAACCGCTACCGTCCCAACCCCGGTTATCGCAACCCGCGCAACGACTACCGCAACTACCCAGGCCGCCCAGGCCCTTCATGGGGCGACGGACACGGCGGCCGAGGCCATGACGGACCAGGTCGAGGAGGTAGAGGGGATGGCCGAGGTGGTCGCGGGGGTGATGGGAGAGGGGGGCATCGGTAG